The proteins below come from a single Paramormyrops kingsleyae isolate MSU_618 chromosome 25, PKINGS_0.4, whole genome shotgun sequence genomic window:
- the LOC140583076 gene encoding uncharacterized protein, with amino-acid sequence METPAKKMRMDTDVVSGYIHSISALKFTTKNRGFFNAVLQTGREEFHDVTIFSPRKRALFSQASDNGTAIRLTHVRKALSFKGTSDFDVMGNQLTELSVTKVTFPFRKPAAPVRQTLVDVTALPAGKKVPLVKAKVVAASLQKTVSIRGSDKEVKRFTVFDGTAQMSLCVWERLIHDVEVDSSYVFTELSTRVFEGKVELTTTVESMIEKICDLDVGDADAVQEEESVVTVKASICGAEIKASLKCALCGSRQDTWDSQSRFARCQSCRMLQKSGAFSKVLRGTLKVKNDDGADYTLTVGHCTLVDYLKRRNITSLMDKEEAIEEHLLFEECLQFSFDDECNVSSIVDIADSAVPSSS; translated from the exons ATGGAGACTCCAGCGAAGAAAATGAGGATGGACACAGACGTAGTCAGTGGCTATATCCACTCTATCTCAGCATTAAAATTCACCACTAAAAACAgaggtttttttaatgctgtactACAGACTGGACGTGAAGAATTTCACGATGTGACCATCTTCAGTCCGAGAAAGCGTGCGCTGTTCAGCCAAGCTTCAGATAATGGCACGGCAATACGCCTGACACATGTCAGAAAGGCTTTGA gttTTAAAGGCACGTCTGACTTCGACGTGATGGGGAACCAGTTGACCGAGCTGTCTGTAACGAAGGTGACGTTTCCTTTTCGGAAACCTGCAGCACCCGTTAGGCAGACACTGGTTGATGTCACAGCTCTGCCGGCAGGCAAGAAG GTGCCTTTGGTGAAAGCCAAGGTCGTGGCAGCGTCATTGCAGAAAACTGTAAGCATTAGAGGCAGCGACAAAGaggtgaagagattcacagTCTTTGATGGAACTGCCCAGATGAGTCTTTGCGTTTGGGAGAGACTGATCCATGACGTGGAGGTTGACTCATCTTACGTCTTTACGGAGCTTTCGACTAGAGTTTTTGAAGGGAAAGTGGAACTAACAACAACCGTAGAGAGCATGATTGAGAAGATCTGCGATTTGgatgtgggagacgcggacgctGTACAAGAAGAGGAATCGGTTGTGACGGTGAAGGCTTCCATATGTGGAGCTGAGATTAAGGCAAGCCTgaagtgtgccctgtgtggaAGCCGGCAGGATACTTGGGACAGCCAGAGCAGGTTTGCACGATGCCAGAGCTGCAGGATGCTGCAGAAATCGGGggcattttcaaaagtattacgcggaactttaaaagtgaaaaatgatgaCGGCGCAGATTATACATTGACTGTCGGACACTGTACTCTGGTGGACTATTTAAAACGACGGAATATAACATCATTAATGGACAAAGAGGAAGCTATTGAAGAGCATCTTCTTTTTGAGGAATGCCTTCAGTTCTCTTTTGACGACGAATGCAACGTTTCTTCTATTGTAGACATTGCAGATAGCGCAGTCCCTTCGTCTAGCTAG